A stretch of Saccharothrix texasensis DNA encodes these proteins:
- a CDS encoding DEAD/DEAH box helicase — MSQPQVAATRPLRAWQRRALTKYLAAKPKDFLAVATPGAGKTTFGLRVAAELLADRTIEAVTVVTPTEHLKHQWARAAAEAGIAIDSNFRNTNAMTSRDYHGVALTYAQVAAHPTLHRVRTENRKTLVLLDEIHHGGDAKSWGDAIREAFTPAVRRMCLTGTPFRSDDSPIPFISYEPGPDGVQRSRADHSYGYSDALRDGVVRPVIFLAYSGEASWRTSAGEEFSARLGEPLTQEQTARAWRVALDPTGEWMPSVLKAADMRLTQLRQGGMPDAGGLVIATDQTVAKAYAEILKRNTGHDATLVLSDDPKASGRIAEFAASQDRWLIAVRMVSEGVDVPRLAVGVYATSASTPLFFAQAVGRFVRQRARGETASVFLPSVPVLLGLASELEQQRDHVLGKPHREKDGWDDELLAQANQAKDEPGEEEKAFTALGASAELDQVIYDGSSFGTAAFAGSDEEQEYLGLPGLLEPDQVRALLRQRQEKQLVEASKRQVAAPAAPPPAATRPAGVQERLAQLRKELNTLVAMHHHRTKKPHGKIHNQLREYCGGPPTAMASIEQLEERIATLRSW; from the coding sequence TTGTCGCAACCGCAAGTCGCCGCGACCCGACCGCTGCGAGCCTGGCAGCGCCGCGCGCTCACCAAATACCTGGCCGCGAAACCGAAGGACTTCTTGGCCGTCGCCACGCCCGGCGCGGGCAAGACGACCTTCGGCCTGCGCGTCGCCGCCGAGTTGCTGGCCGACCGCACGATCGAGGCCGTCACCGTCGTCACGCCCACCGAGCACCTCAAGCACCAGTGGGCGCGGGCGGCGGCCGAGGCGGGCATCGCGATCGACTCGAACTTCCGCAACACCAACGCGATGACCTCCCGCGACTACCACGGCGTCGCGCTCACCTACGCCCAGGTCGCCGCCCACCCCACGCTGCACCGGGTGCGCACGGAGAACCGCAAGACGCTCGTGCTGCTCGACGAGATCCACCACGGCGGCGACGCCAAGTCGTGGGGTGACGCGATCCGCGAGGCGTTCACGCCGGCCGTGCGGCGGATGTGCCTGACCGGAACGCCGTTCCGCTCGGACGACTCGCCGATCCCGTTCATCAGCTACGAGCCCGGCCCGGACGGCGTGCAGCGCAGCCGCGCGGACCACTCCTACGGCTACTCCGACGCCCTGCGCGACGGCGTGGTCCGGCCGGTGATCTTCCTGGCCTACTCGGGCGAGGCGAGCTGGCGCACCAGCGCGGGCGAGGAGTTCTCCGCCCGGCTCGGCGAGCCGCTGACCCAGGAGCAGACCGCGCGGGCGTGGCGGGTGGCGCTGGACCCGACGGGCGAGTGGATGCCGTCGGTGCTCAAGGCCGCCGACATGCGCCTGACCCAGCTGCGCCAGGGCGGCATGCCGGACGCGGGCGGCCTGGTGATCGCCACCGACCAGACCGTGGCCAAGGCCTACGCCGAGATCCTCAAGCGCAACACCGGCCACGACGCGACCCTGGTGCTCTCCGACGACCCGAAGGCGTCCGGCCGGATCGCCGAGTTCGCCGCCTCGCAGGACCGCTGGCTGATCGCGGTCCGCATGGTGTCCGAGGGCGTGGACGTGCCGCGGCTGGCCGTCGGCGTGTACGCCACCAGCGCCTCGACGCCGCTGTTCTTCGCCCAGGCCGTCGGCCGGTTCGTGCGGCAGCGCGCCAGGGGCGAGACGGCCAGCGTGTTCCTGCCCAGCGTGCCGGTCCTGCTCGGGCTGGCCAGCGAGCTGGAGCAGCAGCGCGACCACGTGCTCGGCAAGCCGCACCGCGAGAAGGACGGCTGGGACGACGAGCTGCTGGCCCAGGCCAACCAGGCCAAGGACGAGCCGGGCGAGGAGGAGAAGGCGTTCACCGCGCTGGGCGCCTCCGCCGAGCTGGACCAGGTGATCTACGACGGCTCGTCGTTCGGCACGGCCGCGTTCGCGGGCAGCGACGAGGAGCAGGAGTACCTGGGGCTGCCGGGTCTGCTGGAGCCCGACCAGGTGCGGGCGCTGCTGCGGCAGCGGCAGGAGAAGCAGCTCGTCGAGGCCAGCAAGCGCCAGGTCGCCGCACCGGCGGCGCCGCCGCCCGCCGCGACGCGGCCCGCCGGCGTGCAGGAACGGCTGGCGCAGCTGCGCAAGGAGCTCAACACGCTCGTGGCCATGCACCACCACCGCACGAAGAAGCCGCACGGCAAGATCCACAACCAGTTGCGCGAGTACTGCGGGGGCCCGCCGACGGCCATGGCGAGCATCGAACAGCTCGAGGAGCGGATCGCCACGCTCCGCTCTTGGTGA
- a CDS encoding YihY/virulence factor BrkB family protein: protein MLDVAMGSPRDETARSTGRKGPLRLLARTLSKAWEGSIFSEAAEAAFWQVLSFPPLLLGLLGSLGYLGDWFGPEVVSAVKDRIISTCRTIFSPDVVNGVIVPTVDQILTTGKGEIVSVGFLISLWAGSSAMSSFVDAITAAHDQYGVRNEVWQRIFALLLYMASLVLLIIGLPVVALGPDLLPQVFPDSWQPTIESWLSGFYYPGMAVLLVVALATLYKLSLPNKLPWHRLVPGAVLAMAVFLLSSIGLRLYIQWITTTGYTYGALATPIAFLLFAYLIGLAITLGAYFNSALQEMWPARMTRRQRRRWQRLELERAAERIRSDEVRQPPQAGPPADTAPDRDHTAPSPADTNHTVPLPVERRGPRETPVSGHGSGPGGSTPGPS, encoded by the coding sequence ATGCTTGATGTTGCGATGGGTTCGCCGAGGGACGAGACAGCACGCAGCACGGGCCGCAAGGGGCCCCTGCGCCTGTTGGCGCGCACGCTCTCCAAGGCCTGGGAAGGCAGCATCTTCTCCGAGGCGGCCGAGGCGGCGTTCTGGCAGGTCCTGTCGTTCCCGCCGCTGCTGCTGGGCCTGCTGGGCAGCCTCGGCTACCTGGGCGACTGGTTCGGGCCGGAGGTCGTGAGCGCGGTCAAGGACCGGATCATCTCCACCTGCCGGACGATCTTCAGCCCGGACGTGGTCAACGGGGTGATCGTGCCCACCGTCGACCAGATCCTCACCACCGGCAAGGGCGAGATCGTCTCGGTCGGGTTCCTGATCTCGCTGTGGGCCGGGTCGTCGGCGATGTCGTCGTTCGTGGACGCGATCACCGCCGCGCACGACCAGTACGGCGTGCGCAACGAGGTGTGGCAGCGGATCTTCGCGCTGCTGCTGTACATGGCGAGCCTGGTGCTGCTGATCATCGGCCTGCCGGTGGTGGCGCTGGGCCCGGACCTGCTGCCGCAGGTGTTCCCGGACTCGTGGCAGCCGACCATCGAGTCGTGGCTGAGCGGGTTCTACTACCCGGGCATGGCGGTGCTGCTGGTGGTGGCGCTGGCGACGCTGTACAAGCTGTCGCTGCCGAACAAGCTGCCGTGGCACCGGCTCGTGCCGGGCGCCGTGCTGGCGATGGCGGTGTTCCTGCTGTCGTCCATCGGGCTGCGGCTCTACATCCAGTGGATCACGACCACCGGGTACACCTACGGCGCGTTGGCGACGCCGATCGCGTTCCTGCTGTTCGCCTACCTGATCGGGTTGGCGATCACGCTCGGCGCGTACTTCAACAGCGCGTTGCAGGAGATGTGGCCGGCGAGGATGACCCGGCGGCAGCGCCGGCGGTGGCAGCGGCTGGAGCTGGAGCGCGCCGCCGAGCGGATCCGGTCCGACGAGGTCAGGCAGCCGCCCCAGGCCGGCCCGCCGGCGGACACCGCGCCGGACCGCGACCACACCGCGCCGTCGCCCGCGGACACCAACCACACCGTGCCGTTGCCGGTGGAGCGGCGCGGGCCGCGCGAGACGCCGGTGAGCGGGCACGGGTCGGGCCCCGGCGGGTCGACGCCGGGGCCGTCCTAG
- a CDS encoding DUF3039 domain-containing protein — protein sequence MSTQTLPEVETRPEGTDHTGDDTPKMFHYVRKAKIAESAVMGTHVVALCGEVFPVTKSPKPGSPVCPECKKIFDGLPKGGGGE from the coding sequence GTGAGCACGCAGACTCTGCCCGAGGTGGAGACCCGGCCGGAAGGCACGGACCACACCGGGGACGACACCCCGAAGATGTTCCACTACGTGCGCAAGGCCAAGATCGCGGAAAGCGCGGTGATGGGCACGCACGTGGTGGCGTTGTGCGGCGAGGTGTTCCCGGTGACGAAGTCGCCGAAGCCGGGCTCCCCCGTCTGCCCCGAGTGCAAGAAGATCTTCGACGGCCTGCCCAAGGGTGGCGGCGGCGAGTAG
- a CDS encoding pseudouridine-5'-phosphate glycosidase yields the protein MSTPSVTEEVRSALAENRPVVALESTILSHGLPPGRNREVAERLEGVVRAAGAVPATIAVLGGVPKIGLTPAELDRVCDPANDLVKLSRRDLGAAYALKRDGATTVASTAALAHAAGIGVFATGGLGGVHRGARETWDVSADLDVLATTPVLVVCSGVKSILDMGATLELLETRSVPVIGFGTDRFPAFYRRESAFGVPWRVDSARDAAAVVAAHRTVPGAAGVLLANPIPVDFEMDADLHDRLLAEGLELLRTRDVHGKEVTPVLLEHFHTASGGVSLDANEALVVSNAALAAAVAVELAA from the coding sequence GTGAGCACGCCGAGCGTCACCGAAGAGGTCCGATCCGCCCTGGCCGAGAACCGGCCGGTGGTCGCGTTGGAGAGCACGATCCTGTCCCACGGGCTACCGCCCGGCCGCAACCGCGAGGTCGCCGAACGGCTCGAAGGCGTGGTGCGCGCCGCGGGCGCGGTGCCTGCCACGATCGCCGTGCTCGGCGGCGTGCCCAAGATCGGGTTGACCCCCGCCGAACTCGACCGCGTCTGCGACCCCGCCAACGACCTGGTGAAGCTGTCGCGACGGGACCTGGGCGCCGCGTACGCCCTGAAGCGCGACGGCGCGACGACCGTCGCGAGCACGGCCGCGCTGGCCCACGCGGCGGGCATCGGGGTGTTCGCCACCGGTGGTCTGGGTGGCGTGCACCGGGGCGCGCGCGAGACCTGGGACGTGTCCGCCGACCTGGACGTGCTGGCCACGACGCCGGTGCTGGTGGTGTGCTCGGGCGTGAAGTCGATCCTGGACATGGGCGCCACGCTGGAGCTGCTGGAGACCCGCTCGGTGCCGGTGATCGGCTTCGGCACGGACCGCTTCCCCGCGTTCTACCGGCGCGAGTCGGCGTTCGGCGTGCCGTGGCGGGTCGACTCGGCGCGGGACGCCGCCGCCGTGGTCGCGGCGCACCGGACGGTGCCCGGCGCGGCGGGCGTGCTGCTGGCCAACCCGATCCCGGTCGACTTCGAGATGGACGCCGACCTGCACGACCGGCTGCTGGCGGAGGGCCTGGAGCTGCTGCGCACGCGCGACGTGCACGGCAAGGAGGTCACGCCCGTGCTGCTGGAGCACTTCCACACCGCGAGCGGCGGGGTGAGCCTGGACGCCAACGAGGCGTTGGTCGTGTCGAACGCCGCCCTGGCCGCGGCGGTGGCCGTGGAGCTGGCGGCGTGA